A genomic segment from Deltaproteobacteria bacterium encodes:
- a CDS encoding type II toxin-antitoxin system VapC family toxin: MVVSAISFWEAAMLAGKRRLQLDLSLTAMRRAVIEQGIREIVISGAIGIAAAQLPDFHGDPADRLIVATALSLDATLLTADESILGRTGPLHSRDARR, translated from the coding sequence TTGGTGGTGTCGGCGATTTCATTCTGGGAAGCGGCGATGCTCGCCGGAAAACGACGCCTGCAGCTCGATCTTTCGCTGACGGCGATGCGCCGCGCTGTGATCGAGCAAGGCATTCGTGAGATCGTGATCAGTGGAGCCATCGGCATTGCCGCCGCGCAATTGCCTGACTTTCACGGTGATCCAGCTGATCGGCTGATCGTTGCCACCGCGCTCTCCTTGGACGCGACGCTGCTTACCGCGGACGAATCGATCCTCGGCCGGACCGGTCCACTCCACAGCCGCGACGCGCGCCGCTGA
- a CDS encoding DNRLRE domain-containing protein has product MKRLIQRLETRVAAAALVGMLALPGGARALTAPAAGDAFTVSTMPTTNKGTATSLEVASTVTTTKIAYMQFDLSTLPSPCSGLVNQAKLRLFLKTVLPTATGGDFDVYRVTSAWAESTIKASVVPTLAVSPDISTVHVGVGNKTDFLVLDVTGAVQDWCDTPASNYGLALVAQSGLTATFDSKESTSTSQAPQLEVVLSSAGPGTIQNTDINFESGVNNIAVGPGTLSSNTTGANNMAVGDQALNRNTTGNYNTGAGNSALYYHQTGDSNTAVGHSTLASNVSGSRNTALGAWALFSNPTASDNTAIGYSALRQSNGASTINTAVGSEALRYTTSGDGNTALGAFALKANTDGGSNTAVGNEALKANTSGGSNTAVGDGALFANTADTNTALGAWGLRNNTTGFGNTAVGSSALWQNTTGDLNTAVGSNALQGNTTGQSNTALGYDALLNAGGDNNTAVGVAALAYSDGSSNTGVGRFALRSSTAGYENTALGHEALDDVTTGYANLALGRTSGNGLVSGSNNIYIDAGAGSASESNTIRIGSSGHTATYIGGIYSPTVSTRAVYVNSLGQLGTISSSQRFKTDIRSIGGVGSKVLQLRPVSFHYKKEYTGDQSLQYGLIAEEVARVFPELADLDSDGKPVTVRYHLLSVLLLNELQKQHHTQEALLVEVAQQQQTLDRQLQYIAELRQQNDDLRSVRAENAQLRAQLDEIGALKARLAAVEAVLPAADAVKPIRAAAAQGY; this is encoded by the coding sequence ATGAAGCGACTGATTCAGAGACTGGAAACCCGGGTGGCGGCGGCGGCGCTGGTGGGAATGCTGGCGCTGCCCGGCGGTGCCCGGGCGCTGACCGCCCCGGCGGCGGGAGATGCGTTCACGGTGTCGACCATGCCGACTACAAACAAGGGCACGGCGACATCCTTGGAGGTGGCGTCAACCGTCACCACGACCAAAATTGCTTACATGCAATTCGACCTGTCGACGTTGCCCAGCCCTTGCAGCGGCCTCGTCAACCAGGCGAAGCTGAGGCTGTTCCTGAAGACGGTGCTGCCCACTGCCACCGGGGGCGACTTCGACGTGTACCGAGTGACGTCGGCGTGGGCGGAGTCCACCATCAAGGCCAGTGTGGTGCCGACGCTGGCCGTGTCGCCGGATATCTCCACTGTCCACGTGGGCGTCGGGAACAAGACCGACTTCCTGGTGCTCGATGTGACCGGCGCGGTGCAGGATTGGTGCGACACGCCGGCGAGCAACTACGGCCTAGCGCTGGTGGCGCAGTCGGGGCTCACCGCAACCTTCGACAGCAAAGAGAGCACCTCGACCAGTCAAGCGCCGCAGTTGGAGGTGGTCCTGAGCTCCGCCGGGCCCGGCACGATTCAGAATACCGACATCAATTTCGAGAGCGGTGTCAACAATATCGCGGTGGGGCCTGGCACGCTCTCCTCAAACACCACTGGCGCTAACAACATGGCCGTGGGTGATCAGGCGCTGAATAGGAACACCACCGGCAATTACAACACGGGGGCTGGCAACAGCGCGCTCTACTACCACCAGACCGGCGATTCAAACACGGCAGTCGGGCACAGCACACTGGCGAGCAACGTGTCGGGCTCTCGTAACACGGCGCTAGGTGCCTGGGCGCTCTTCTCGAACCCCACGGCAAGTGACAATACCGCCATCGGCTACAGTGCCCTGCGGCAAAGCAACGGCGCCTCGACGATCAACACCGCGGTGGGCAGCGAGGCGCTACGATACACCACCAGCGGCGACGGGAACACGGCGCTGGGGGCCTTTGCCCTCAAAGCGAACACCGACGGAGGGAGTAACACGGCGGTGGGCAACGAGGCGCTAAAAGCCAACACCAGCGGCGGTAGCAACACGGCGGTAGGGGACGGAGCGCTCTTTGCGAATACCGCCGACACCAACACGGCGCTGGGGGCTTGGGGGCTTCGCAATAACACGACCGGCTTTGGCAACACCGCGGTTGGCAGCAGCGCGCTTTGGCAGAACACCACCGGCGACCTCAACACGGCGGTGGGCAGCAACGCGCTCCAGGGCAACACGACGGGACAGAGCAACACGGCCCTCGGCTACGATGCGCTCCTAAACGCCGGAGGCGACAACAACACAGCGGTGGGTGTTGCGGCGCTAGCCTACAGCGACGGTAGCTCCAATACGGGAGTAGGCAGGTTTGCGCTCCGTTCCTCCACCGCAGGCTATGAGAACACCGCCCTCGGCCACGAGGCGCTGGATGACGTAACCACGGGATACGCAAACCTCGCCCTTGGGCGCACCTCCGGCAACGGACTGGTGAGCGGATCGAACAACATCTACATCGACGCCGGCGCCGGGAGCGCGTCGGAGTCCAACACCATCCGCATCGGCAGCAGCGGGCACACCGCCACGTACATCGGCGGCATCTACAGCCCCACGGTGAGTACCCGCGCCGTCTACGTGAACAGCTTGGGCCAACTCGGCACCATCTCGTCCTCGCAGCGGTTTAAGACCGACATTCGCTCCATCGGCGGTGTGGGCAGCAAGGTGCTGCAACTGCGGCCGGTCAGCTTTCACTACAAGAAAGAGTACACCGGCGACCAGAGCCTGCAGTACGGCCTGATCGCCGAGGAAGTCGCCCGGGTGTTTCCGGAACTGGCCGATCTCGATAGCGACGGCAAGCCCGTCACCGTCCGCTATCACCTCCTCAGCGTGCTCCTGCTTAACGAGCTGCAGAAGCAGCATCACACCCAGGAGGCGCTGCTGGTGGAGGTGGCGCAGCAGCAGCAAACTCTCGATCGGCAGCTGCAGTACATCGCCGAGCTGCGCCAGCAAAACGACGACCTGCGCAGCGTCCGGGCTGAGAACGCGCAGCTTCGAGCGCAGCTGGACGAAATCGGCGCGCTGAAGGCGCGGCTGGCGGCGGTGGAAGCCGTGCTGCCGGCGGCCGACGCCGTCAAGCCCATCCGCGCCGCGGCGGCGCAGGGGTACTGA
- a CDS encoding type II toxin-antitoxin system prevent-host-death family antitoxin has product MPRMMTAAAFKAHCLQAMEEVAATGDPIVVTKRGKPMAQLVAIGKKPKTLRGFLKGRVRARRDIVGPLGISWNAARSLSFSTRTF; this is encoded by the coding sequence ATGCCCCGGATGATGACCGCCGCAGCGTTCAAGGCGCACTGCCTCCAGGCGATGGAAGAGGTCGCCGCGACCGGCGACCCTATCGTTGTTACCAAGCGCGGAAAGCCGATGGCGCAGTTGGTCGCCATTGGCAAGAAACCGAAGACGCTGCGCGGCTTCCTGAAAGGCCGCGTCCGGGCGCGACGGGACATCGTGGGGCCTCTCGGCATCTCTTGGAACGCCGCGCGCTCATTATCCTTCTCGACACGCACGTTCTGA